Proteins from a single region of Carettochelys insculpta isolate YL-2023 chromosome 17, ASM3395843v1, whole genome shotgun sequence:
- the PTPN1 gene encoding tyrosine-protein phosphatase non-receptor type 1 isoform X2, which yields MEEAQRSYILTQGPLPNTCGHFWEMVWEQKSRGVVMLNRVVEKGSVKCAQYWPQKEEKEMLFEDTNLKLTLISEDIKSYYTVRQLELENLAAQETREILHFHYTTWPDFGVPESPASFLNFLFKVRESGSLSPEHGPIVVHCSAGIGRSGTFCLVDTCLLLMDKRKDPSSVDIKQVLLEMRKYRMGLIQTADQLRFSYLAVIEGAKFIMGDASVQEQWKELSNEDLDPPPEHTPPPPRPPKRTSEMHNGQMHEHTEFFPKHQVVEEEIRCAVSTVEGMVPDGSPVQLGTDSTSQDTELRRRTFGDNLCVSPHKEEPVKSENIEDDDENVMSTWKPFLVNICVFTVLTAGAYLCYRVCFH from the exons ATGGAAGAGGCCCAAAGGAGTTACATCCTTACCCAG GGTCCTTTGCCAAATACTTGTGGTCATTTTTGGGAGATGGTTTGGGAACAGAAAAGCCGTGGTGTTGTCATGCTCAACAGAGTGGTGGAAAAAGGATCA GTAAAATGTGCACAGTACTGGCCAcagaaggaggaaaaagaaatgCTCTTTGAGGACACAAACTTGAAGTTAACCTTGATCTCTGAAGATATAAAATCATATTACACAGTACGACAGTTAGAATTGGAAAACCTTGCT GCACAAGAAACTAGAGAAATTCTGCACTTTCACTATACCACATGGCCTGACTTTGGAGTCCCAGAATCTCCTGCTTCATTCCTCAACTTCCTGTTCAAAGTGAGAGAGTCTGGCTCATTGAGTCCTGAGCATGGACCCATTGTGGTGCATTGCAGTGCAGGAATTGGACGCTCTGGAACGTTTTGTTTGGTTGATACATGTCTTCTACTG ATGGACAAAAGGAAAGATCCTTCTTCTGTGGACATTAAGCAAGTTCTCTTGGAAATGAGAAAATACAGAATGGGGCTTATACAGACAGCAGATCAACTTCGTTTCTCTTACTTGGCTGTTATTGAAGGAGCAAAATTTATTATGGGAGATGCTTCAGTGCAG GAGCAGTGGAAAGAGCTTTCCAATGAAGACTTGGACCCTCCACCAGAACATACTCCTCCACCTCCAAGACCACCAAAGCGAACATCTGAAATGCATAATGGGCAGATGCATGAACACACAGAGTTTTTCCCTAAGCACCAGGTGGTAGAAGAAGAGATCAGATGTGCAGTCAGCACTGTGGAAGGGATGGTGCCTGATGGCTCACCTGTACAGCTGGGTACAGACAG CACTAGTCAAGACACTGAATTAAGGAGGAGAACTTTTGGTGACAATCTTTGTGTCTCACCCCACAAAGAAGAGCCAGTGAAGTCAGAAAACATAGAAGACGATGATGAGAACGTGATGTCAACTTGGAAGCCATTTCTAGTGAATATCTGTGTGTTCACTGTCCTCACAGCGGGAGCGTACCTCTGTTACCGGGTATGTTTTCATTGA